From a single Collimonas pratensis genomic region:
- a CDS encoding amino acid ABC transporter permease, whose product MISFSLWDIVRNLLLALRWTVLLSLASFALGGLLGLIVLFLRSSKKTWLQRLTRMYIELFQGTPLLMQLFLAFFGLALFGLDVPAWLAAGLALTCWSSAYLAEIWRGCVEAIPRGQWEASSSLAMTYLQQMRHVILPQALRIAIPPTVGFSVQIVKGTAVTSIIGFVELSKAGTMITNATFQPFTVYAVVALMYFALCWPLSKYSQSLERKFNGTHRD is encoded by the coding sequence ATGATTTCCTTCTCGCTATGGGATATCGTGCGCAACCTGCTGCTGGCCTTGCGCTGGACCGTGCTGCTGTCGCTGGCCTCGTTTGCCCTTGGCGGCCTGCTTGGCCTGATCGTACTGTTCCTGCGCAGCTCCAAGAAAACCTGGCTGCAGCGCCTCACCAGAATGTACATCGAGCTGTTCCAGGGCACGCCGCTGCTGATGCAACTGTTCCTGGCTTTTTTCGGCCTGGCGCTGTTCGGCCTCGACGTGCCGGCCTGGCTGGCGGCCGGCCTGGCGCTGACCTGCTGGAGCAGCGCCTACCTGGCGGAAATCTGGCGCGGCTGCGTGGAAGCGATTCCGCGCGGCCAGTGGGAAGCCTCGTCGTCGCTGGCGATGACCTACCTGCAGCAGATGCGCCATGTGATCCTGCCACAAGCCTTGCGCATTGCGATTCCGCCTACCGTCGGCTTCAGCGTGCAAATCGTCAAGGGCACCGCGGTCACCTCGATCATCGGCTTCGTCGAGCTGTCGAAAGCCGGCACCATGATCACCAACGCTACCTTCCAGCCGTTCACGGTGTATGCCGTGGTCGCGCTGATGTATTTCGCGTTGTGCTGGCCGCTGTCCAAATACAGTCAGTCTCTGGAAAGGAAATTCAATGGCACTCATCGCGATTGA
- a CDS encoding amino acid ABC transporter ATP-binding protein has translation MALIAIDNVKKSFGDNQVLKGIRLDVEAGEVIAIIGKSGSGKSTLLRCINGLESIDEGNISVAGAHLGKSELELRALRLKVGMIFQQFNLFPHLTVGRNVMLSPMIVKGTTEAAARKSAQDNLARVGLTEKFDAYPDQLSGGQQQRVAIARALTMQPQALLCDEITSALDPELVNEVLAVVRSLADEGMTLLMVTHEMRFAREVCDRVVFMHQGKVHEIGPPEEIFVNPKTVELQQFLGAAN, from the coding sequence ATGGCACTCATCGCGATTGATAATGTAAAGAAGAGCTTCGGCGACAATCAGGTGCTGAAGGGCATCCGGCTCGACGTCGAAGCCGGCGAAGTGATCGCCATCATCGGCAAGAGCGGCTCCGGCAAGAGCACCCTGCTGCGCTGTATCAACGGTCTGGAAAGCATCGACGAGGGCAATATCAGCGTCGCCGGCGCCCATCTCGGCAAGAGCGAGCTGGAACTGCGCGCGCTGCGCCTCAAGGTCGGCATGATCTTCCAGCAGTTCAACCTGTTTCCGCACCTGACGGTCGGCCGCAACGTGATGCTGTCGCCGATGATCGTCAAAGGCACGACCGAAGCGGCGGCGCGCAAGTCGGCGCAGGACAACCTGGCACGAGTCGGCCTGACGGAAAAATTCGACGCCTATCCGGACCAGCTGTCCGGTGGCCAGCAGCAGCGGGTGGCGATTGCGCGCGCGCTGACCATGCAACCGCAGGCGCTGCTGTGCGATGAAATCACCTCGGCGCTCGATCCGGAACTGGTGAACGAAGTGCTGGCGGTGGTACGCAGCCTGGCCGATGAAGGCATGACCTTGCTGATGGTGACCCATGAAATGCGCTTCGCCCGCGAAGTCTGCGACCGCGTGGTGTTCATGCACCAGGGGAAAGTGCATGAAATCGGACCGCCGGAAGAGATTTTCGTGAATCCGAAAACGGTCGAACTGCAGCAATTCCTGGGGGCTGCGAACTAG
- a CDS encoding adenosine deaminase, which yields MNSISTTPPLAADLISFIEGLPKAELHLHIEGTLEPELLFALAQRNNVSLPYASVEELRAAYAFTDLQSFLDLYYAGAAVLQTEQDFYDMTMAYIVRSRADNVRHAEIFFDPQTHTERGIAIEVVFAGIARALREARERHGFSSAIIMSFLRHLSEEDAFATLEAALPLRAEYRDLWIGIGLDSAERGNPPEKFARVFARCRELGFHLVAHAGEEGPPQYVKDALDVLHVERIDHGVRSEEDPVLMKRLAEQRIPLTVCPLSNLKLCVVDDMRKHNLARLLHAGLAVTVNSDDPAYFGGYMNANFLAVAASLRLSRTELVMLARNAFEATFLPAAAKQQLLLELDGYCMAH from the coding sequence ATGAATTCAATAAGCACCACCCCGCCCCTGGCAGCAGACCTGATTTCCTTCATCGAAGGCTTGCCGAAAGCGGAACTGCACCTGCATATCGAAGGCACGCTGGAACCTGAATTACTGTTCGCGCTGGCGCAACGCAACAACGTCAGCCTGCCCTACGCCTCGGTCGAAGAACTGCGCGCGGCCTACGCTTTCACCGACCTGCAATCCTTCCTCGACCTGTACTACGCCGGCGCCGCGGTGCTGCAGACCGAACAGGATTTCTATGACATGACCATGGCCTACATCGTGCGTTCGCGCGCCGACAACGTGCGCCATGCTGAAATCTTCTTCGACCCGCAAACCCATACCGAACGCGGCATCGCCATCGAAGTGGTGTTCGCCGGCATCGCCCGCGCCTTGCGCGAAGCGCGCGAGCGGCACGGCTTCAGCAGCGCCATCATCATGTCCTTCCTGCGCCATCTGTCGGAAGAAGACGCCTTCGCCACGCTGGAAGCGGCGCTGCCGCTGCGCGCCGAATACCGCGACCTGTGGATAGGCATCGGCCTGGATTCGGCCGAGCGCGGCAATCCGCCGGAAAAGTTTGCGCGGGTATTCGCGCGTTGCCGCGAGCTCGGTTTCCATCTGGTCGCCCACGCCGGCGAAGAAGGTCCGCCACAATACGTCAAGGATGCGCTGGATGTGCTGCACGTCGAACGCATCGACCACGGCGTACGCAGCGAAGAAGATCCGGTGCTGATGAAACGCTTGGCCGAGCAACGGATTCCGCTGACGGTGTGCCCGCTCTCCAACCTCAAGCTGTGCGTGGTCGACGACATGCGCAAGCACAACCTGGCGCGCCTGCTGCACGCCGGCCTGGCGGTTACCGTCAACTCTGACGATCCAGCCTATTTCGGCGGCTACATGAATGCCAATTTCCTGGCGGTGGCAGCGTCGCTGCGCCTGAGCCGCACCGAACTGGTGATGCTGGCGCGGAATGCCTTTGAAGCGACTTTCCTGCCGGCTGCGGCCAAACAGCAGTTGCTGCTGGAACTGGATGGCTATTGCATGGCGCATTGA